The segment TCCTTTCCTCTTTTAACACATTGTTCGAGTCCACAGCTTTGCATAATTTCATATGGTCCTGTATTTTTAACACCATTACAATCAAATCTAATTGCACATTCACCTTGTTTTATCATATTCATATCATGAATTACAGTAGGGTCTATATTTAATTTTTCAGCAATTTCATTTATTGTATTTTCCAGAGCAAATACCCCTTGTGTTGCTCCAAATCCTCTAAATGCACCTGTCGGAACTGTATTTGTATAGACTCCAGTACCTCTATATCTTGCAGCATCTACCTTATTATAAAGATTTATTACTTTCATTACTGTTGCAAATAATACAGAGTTAGCATGTTCTCCGTGTGCCCCAGATCCACCGATTGCCTTAAGATCAATTGCTGTTATTCTACCATCGTTGTTGGCTCCCACCTTAATATCAAGTCTCATTGGAAGTCTTGGAAGTCCAGCTTCAAAATTTTCTTGTCTTGTAAAAATAATTTTTGCAGGTTTTCCTGTTTTTAGAGTAACTAATGCTGGATAATATTCTGTATTTGCTGATTGCTTTCCTCCATAACCTCCACCTACTCTTGGTTTAATTACTCTGATTTGTCCTATTGGCATATCGAAAGCTTTTGCAAGAGATCTTCTAACATGGAAAGGTACTTGAGTTGAGCTTAATACAACAAGTCTACCATGTTCATCTAAATGTGTAGCACTTCTATATGTCTCCATAAATCCTTGATGGGATGATTGAGTATGATATGTTCTCTCAAGTACAAGATCACTTTCACTTAATACTTTGTCAACATCTCCATAATCAAAGATATGTTTACAAACAACATTTTTTGAAGGATCATATCCAACTGAATCTACAAGACATACCGAATCATCTTCAGGATGTATTATTGTAGAATTTCCTTCAGATTTTTCTATATCAAGAATAGGCTCTAATACCTCATATTCAACTTTTATAAGTTTTTTTGCTTTTTCTGCACTTTCTTCACTTGTAGCCGCTATGATAGCAACGTCATCTCCTACATAACGTACATATTCATCTAAAATATAAGTATCCTGTGGTGATGTTTCTGGATAAGCTTGACCTGCCCTTGTATATCTATTTTTCGGTGCATCTTCATGTGTTAATATACATTCTACCCCAGGGACTTTTTTTGCTATATCTGTATTAATAGACTTTATTCTTGCAAATGCATGAGGACTTCTTAAGATTTTTACAATAAGTGTATTTTTTGGAGCTAAGTCATCTGTATATACAGGTTTTCCAAGTATAAGTCCCAGTCCATCAACTTTTGGAATACTTCTAGTTACCTCTTTCATAATTATACCTCCTCTAAAAATCTTCTAATTGCTCTTAGTTGTCCCTCATATCCTGTACATCTACAAAGA is part of the Gottschalkia purinilytica genome and harbors:
- a CDS encoding xanthine dehydrogenase family protein molybdopterin-binding subunit: MKEVTRSIPKVDGLGLILGKPVYTDDLAPKNTLIVKILRSPHAFARIKSINTDIAKKVPGVECILTHEDAPKNRYTRAGQAYPETSPQDTYILDEYVRYVGDDVAIIAATSEESAEKAKKLIKVEYEVLEPILDIEKSEGNSTIIHPEDDSVCLVDSVGYDPSKNVVCKHIFDYGDVDKVLSESDLVLERTYHTQSSHQGFMETYRSATHLDEHGRLVVLSSTQVPFHVRRSLAKAFDMPIGQIRVIKPRVGGGYGGKQSANTEYYPALVTLKTGKPAKIIFTRQENFEAGLPRLPMRLDIKVGANNDGRITAIDLKAIGGSGAHGEHANSVLFATVMKVINLYNKVDAARYRGTGVYTNTVPTGAFRGFGATQGVFALENTINEIAEKLNIDPTVIHDMNMIKQGECAIRFDCNGVKNTGPYEIMQSCGLEQCVKRGKELIGWDEKFPGKQVAPNKFRGVGMAIARQGSGVPYQDMGSATLKLNEDGTFMLLIGATDIGQGSDTILSQICAEAVGIKTEDITVLSSDTDLTPFDSGAYASSTTYVTGNAVKKTGEKMRKMIIEEAARILNVPVRSINFDKGKITIDGISKNMTLGELGKTLLYAQKELIASDSYVCYKSPPPYIAAFAEVEVNTDTGKVFVENFVGVVDIGTPINPTLAKIQAEGGILHGIGMALHEEVRMNDKGKMETNSFMTYKVPTRKDFGNIIVEFDDSYEPSGPYGAKSVGEVTLNTSAPAIREAIYNAVGVRINSLPMTPEKVLMALKNKDRV